The following nucleotide sequence is from Thunnus albacares chromosome 15, fThuAlb1.1, whole genome shotgun sequence.
GATGACTCCTGCCCTGACCTGGGAAAATATTGTTCCCTGCAATGCCCAATGGGATACGAGAGGGATGATTTTGGATGTGAGGTGTGTGAGTGCAGCATCCCCATGCCCAAGTGCCGACCTTTGACCTGCACTAAGACCTGCCCCTATGGATATGTGTAAGTACACCTAGTGACCCCATGGATTTCTCATGCTCCGAGTCCAGCTCCTCTCATTTGTCATCTGTGTTTTCTGCCTGTTCAAAGGGATTTGTGGTTGTCAGTGATGTAACATGCTGATGTATGAGGAAACCATACACTTTGCTCTTGCATACGTATAAGATGAACAAATCTAAGTGGAAATTCTGTTATGTCAGTGAAAGGTGATCCATTTCATAATGAACAGTTTATAATGTGGAGCTTTTTTCTCCAACAATACCAGAGCTTTACTCCTGGGAAAATGGAGGTTACCTCCTTAAATCTTAACCTTAAaaaggttttggttttgttttaagaaagtTCATTTCCCCTAGCTGTCACCTGTACATTGCTAAGGTAAAATAAGGAGTTCTTATATTTTTAAGTGATGCCCAGAGGCCAGTGCCTGTTTGGTCCTGGTTTGGCATCATAATCAAAGGGCCTACCTTGGTGGCCAGTCCAGGTTTCTAaatttgtgtgtgagagtgtggtgtgtgtgcatatttgtgtgtgagcacTTCACTGTGAGGTCCACACAAGCCTCTCAGCCCCCTGCAACTCCTCTCCTGCTAATCTTATTTAACCCAATCAAACATCTGGAAGTGCTCTCTACTGGGACTCTGGTCCCCAGGCACCACTCTCATTTCATAAATCATCGTTCCGTCTCACAACAACgatcaaaaacacatcaggacAAAAGCATCCTTTATGAAACGTATACAGTTGGGATTCTTCTGGTATCTCAACCATGCTCTCTGGAGCCATGGCTCAAGATGGGCCTGATATGTCTGCACAGGAtgccagaggagaggagaaaggatgAGGGGCACCCTGCGGGAAAAAGAGGAGCAGGAAGTCCTGGCTTCAGCCTTCATAAGCAGCTGTTAAGGTCTAGCCTCAGAAGTCTGAAATCCTCAGAGAGCTTGCCAGCCTTACAATGCAGATTTGTCTTCTCACTCAGGCATACAGTCgccacaaagaaacaaaaggcACAAAGGATCTCTCTGTTTATACTGGTTGTATTGATGACATCCTGTGAGTACTGTAATGTACATAACCAAAACTGATGGCTCTGGTCTCCAAAGCAGAATGAGCGTAAACTTTGTGAACTATGTGAAACCATGTGTTGAGCCCTCTTCTCATGTGTAAACAGTCGAGATGAAGGACATTCTCGGAGTAGTTCTTATGAATTACGTTGAGTTTTTAGAGATGGGACACAAGGCAGCTATTGGTGTGTTTTCCATCCTTAATAGCTCAAAATCATCACTGTGACCAGTCATGAATGGCATTCCTCCGGACATCACGGTTTTGGCACACTGGAAATTGTGCCGAGCCAGCAGTCCCAAGGCTGGGGCCCCCAATGCCTCCCGAAGCCCCTCTATCCCCCTGGAGCCCAAAGCGCTGCTTGGCATTCCACACACCATCTTTAAACAAAGCCTTGCTCTAAGGTTGCAgcactctctgtctctgtatttgTACAGTGAGGCACTGGCCAAGCCCTCACAATGTTGTTTCAATAGCCGTTATTGCTGTTTCAGCATAGATAGGGTTCTCTGTTTGCTGAGCCTGACATGCTCTGTCCTCTTCATGAGACACTGCAGTGTGCATGGGTTCGAGGGTTCTTTTATTTACACTGCCCTGGCAGATGAAGATTAATAGAGTAATTACCCAGACCTAACTAGGCCACCGCTTCATAAAATAGGTATCATCACTTACCttgagggagagacagagggggaggCTAGCTGGTTGGGAGAGCGAGAATGAGACAGGGAGGGATAGAGAGGGAGTCTAGAACGACATAAACGCAGATACAGATAATTCTTTCATTTCGGGTTTGACAATTTATCAACCTGCAgctcattcatgttttattagGCAGATAATTTGATCCAACTGGTCTATTTCTGGTCTCTGCATCTTCTGCACTTAATACTGCTCCTTGCTCGTTGCTTTGCTCTGGTTCAAGTTTTAATTCTAGTCAGTTTAGTAAAATTTTCTCTCGATTTACAAATCACCCATCAGCGTATACTTGACCATATCTGTCCTTCCCTTTACTCCCCAATCACTGTGCCCACATTAGTTCTTGTCTCGCTGCTGCTTTTCAGTGCTCTTATGTGTCTGCCAAAGGCTTTTGGAGCAATAAGGATGCAACAGGGTAAATTGAAAGCATCTGAAATGGCTTTAGATTGCTCCTTTCGTTGGTATGATGTGCAAACCACAGGGATCTCACGTGTTGGCCTTTTATTTGGCCTTCTTCAAAGGCAGCTAATATAGAGAAGGGAAAGCAGGTCCAGATGTTGATAATACCAGACTTGAGCATCTGGCATTCACTGTACCACAACATTATCATGTTGATCCACAGACTTCTGCTCATCTTGGAGATATCCTCAATGTGAAGCAATTTTAAACTCTGTGTGAGCTTCAAAGGAGCAGCATTGTTTACTTCCTGACATTCTCTTTGGGTAAATGagttgtacatgtgtgtttgcatgcggCCCTGCAGGAGGAACAAGCATGGCTGCGAGATGTGCCGTTGTGTCAAGTGTCCCCCCTTCACCTGCGACAAACACTGCAGCGACGGCTACCGACAGAACAGGAAGGGCTGCTCTATCTGCATGTGTAAAGGTAAAAATCAATACTGTGCCAATAGTTATGAGATGATCACCTGTGCTGTAACTTGTTCTATACATTTATCCTACTATTTAACTCAACTGAACAGTTCagaaatttaattaattcaaatgTCCATTTTAGAAATGgaatacagaaaacaaaccaatttgaaggagaaacactgatgtttCTCAGTAAGTCTGTCTGATTTTGGTCCAGAGGAAGACTGAGCAACTAATAGGTATAAACTGTagtattatatattaaatacatgGGCCCCACTCTCCAGAGGATAATTCTTAATGATTTGTTGACCCCCTCAACCTTTCCATTAAGGCCTCCACTGGGGTAGAACTTCCACTTGTAAACCAGAAATGTAAACATCTGATCAGATTGCCATGAGTTTTAATCAGCATTCATCCTCCCCAGAGGAGAAACCTTTTTCATTCTGGACTCAACCTGATGTGGATATTCAGGGTCCCCAGAGCATGAACCCTGCTGATTGTGGCGAGATCTTGACCTTTCTTGTGCTGCCAGTCTCTAGCAAAAAAAACTCatacaaaaaaattgaaaaatgaaatactgtTGGTATAATATCTTGAAATTTACTGAACACTTTCCATCTCTACAGCATTTTTAACCTAGATCCCAATatgatattatattgatatattacCCACACTTTAAattgattatatatatttacctCTTGATACATAATTACAGTTTCACCCCAAGGTCTTAATTTTAGCAGTATAAAGGTTAGAGGATGGAGGATGATAGGTGAGCTCTGTCAGAGTTTCTGCCTCTAAGCTGCAGTTTTGATTTCGTGTGACCTTTTGCTGCTCTGCTTTGCAGACTtttatgtttgcttgttttggttCATGTTGGTATGTAGCTTTATCCGGTAGCTCTGTGTGCAACTCAAATTAGATTCCCTCAACGCCCAAGTTTAAAAGCAAGTATGTAGATGCCATATTTATGCTGTGCCATACtttgtgtgatgtgtttattttgccAATTTAGCTGtattataaatatttcagcCTCAAATATGCTGTGGTAAGATGATCAGTGCGACTGGCTCCTCATCTCCATAAACAGAgggacacacacagaccaacACCTACTGCAAATAAACCTCTGTTTACCTGATTTTGAAAGTCTTGGATAAGTCTCTCTGTGGACTACTAAAATATTTAGGgataggagtgtgtgtgtttttgagattgaaatgaaagagaagagaCGTCTAAACATCTGCCAAGAAACACCTTTTGTTTCTCATCCCAGTGAATCCTTACAAGCATTAAGAGCCGCGCTGACTTTATAACATTGCTTGGGCCCAATTATTAGCAGCTTGGGCCCTTTGTAATGTATATGCATTCCTGAGCAACaagattttagttttttttgtatggtttgtgttttttgtctctttttcagGTGACGAAAATCATAGGAAAGTTATTAAGCTTTATTTGTAGCTGGATCGTAAATTCATCACTGGCAAATAAATATGCAGTAAAGATCAAAAATGCTCCAGTGTGTGGAATCATAACCCCTTAGCTTTCACTTTCGCCTCTAATGAAATTGGACTCAGGACAATAACACTGAgctattttactgtaaatcataaaaGTGTTTAATGAAATTTCCACACTGGATTTACAAGGTTCCTTGCTTTACCACACAATGTAGCTTTCTGAATTTTCACACTGCTATTTCACAATTCCACAGCCACCCCAGTAATGTCTGTGCCTTTTATGTTTGTCTCTCTAGACAGTGGCCGTGTCCCAAGCACCACCGTCCCGGCCCCGATGCCCAGTTATTGCCTCACCTCCAATGGGCACAGATACGAGGAAGGTGACAGCTGGCATGATGGCTGTCGTGACTGCTACTGCCACTCTGGAAGGGAGATGTGTGTGCTCATATCCTGTCCTGTACCCAGCTGCGCTAATCCAGTTGTGAAGCCTGACCAGTGTTGTCCTACGTGTGAGGGTATGTCTTTGCAATTCACAAGAGACTTTATTTCATATCCAGTATTAAAGGGTATTTCCAAATTATTACAGCGTGTTTTGGCAATCAATCCTATCTGAGATAATAACATTGTGCTCACTGAGTTAATTGCTGACATCTGGGAATGAAAGTGTGATGGGGAAATAAACAGATGAtctcagatgatcagacaggttttaaacaaaccccTCGGTTAGCCAAACTTaacagggagagaaaatgaagatgAACTAAAACTAGTTTAGTTCACAGATTGATTTTATCATTGAAATAGGACCTACCACACAATTTTATACTgtttcaatttcatttagcagacattTATATCCAAAACGACATACATCTGAGAGTTAATACAACACAggcaaggatctagtcaggagagagCAATgtgagtaagtgccataaagctaagttcaaGTCTGATAGGATgtaggtgccaacaggcagtgcacagaggcaatgcatagagtgctTAGAaccggatttttttttttcagtccatcaggtatgaaagtgtttgtgaaagagctgggtctttagctttttcttaaagatcgagagggactctgcagatctactggagtttggtaactcgttccaccatcagggaactacagaggacaAAAGTCTAGCCAGCGACTCAAGGCCCTGTTGTGGTAGTGTTGTTGTACCAGGTACCTTCCATTGGCAGAGCGTAATAAGAGGAAGAGAgcgtagacctgaatgagggagttcaggtaggcgggagcggttttatttgctgttttgtaagcgagTGTCATGGTTTTGAATTTGATACGGGTAGCAACTgtgagccagtggagggatatgaacagTGGGGTGTCAACATGACCACACACGCCCTAGTTGCATGctcacagttttcctgtgcaatggGAGATTATTGCCAACATTAAGGGTGCACTCACTTTCATGACTTCATTGTAGGgatgtcaccatgttcccaGAACTCAGCAATGACTTtgataatgaatgaaatgatggataaaatatgaaatacaaaaatacgAAATACGACACAACTTTTAGAAATCTTCTCCTGATTTAAAAAGACACCAATGTAAGATCAGTTTGATTGTTTCTTGTGTAGTTCGACGTATTGAAAATCCTTATTATCTCACATAACAAGTGACAATACTCTGAATCAAAGTCACCACTCCACAAGTATCAACATACAATATGTCACCTTTTGGTGAATTAGAACTACTGAAATTGCTCTACAACACATGtcaatattcacacacattcatacactgattgcagaggctgccatgcaaggtgccaacctgctcatcaggagtgaCATAGCGCTTTTCTTATCCAAAGCGCTTAACAGTACAATGTTTCTAAtgttcacccattcacacacacactcacatattgGTGTATGAGTATCTTTGCTCGGGGATTGAACCACCAAccttccgattagtggacgacccgctctacctcctgagccacagccgcccccgcagtttctgtctgtttctttaaaaatggaACGTACACTTTTTTAACCACAACCCTCCAACTCACGCGGGATATTTATGGAGGAGTGACTCAGTTGGCTGTTTAAATATTTAGGAGTGAAAGAATGTCTACAAGTTTCAGAAGCTACACACACTTTGCAGTCAAGGGACGACAGGCTAACTCTTTGCAGATGTCGGCTACTCTGCTGGACAGAAAGATGTTTTCAACTAAATTAGTGTCAAAACACGACTTGGACACCACCCTATACTGCCTGAGGCTTCTTTTTAATGGATAGAGGTCTCTCATGCATCCTTATTCTAGTAACCTATGACTCTGTTTACTCTCTGGAGATCGTTGTTTAACTTCATCATGTAACAGTTATTGTTAAAGGctgaatgaatgtttgtttggtgctGAAAGCAGACCAGAATATGAATTtgacagcagaaaacacacatgacagtttcctttctttctttcctcctcttctacTGTAGATGAGTCAGGCAGTGGTCAGCCAGAAGGGATGGACATGGTTGTGTGCAGAGCCCCTGGGGGAGAATTTTATGTGGAGGGGGAAACCTGGAACCTGGACGAGTGCACACGCTGCACCTGCAGGAAGGGACGTGTCCTGTGCGACACTGAAGTTTGTCCCCCGGCTCTCTGCCAGACACCTACCAAGAACAAGGACACCTGTTGCCATGTATGCCCAGGTAACTTGAAAAAGACCAGGCAAGGGCAGGGAAGCAGGGGTAatttcagaagaaaaacaagaggagCTGAATAACTCCAGGAAGGGTTGTGGGTAGAGTAGTATAAAGCTATCTTGGATGTACTATCAGCATGTGGTTTTGGAAGGTCTTGCATGTTGCACTCCGTCGGGCAGTTTTATGTCAGGCACACAGACTCATAAAGAAACCAGCCAAGACCGGTTGGGTTTACATAGTGATCCTCCAGGCAGGCTGCAGCACATGTGGACTGCTTTCACCCAGCAGCCCACACCGGAGGTTCATCTATCTCTCTCTTACTGCTGGAAAGGCAAGAATACAGCTAATCTTGCTGAATCAGTGCTATTCCTCCGGTTATGGGAATATACTCTGACACAAATGTCTAAGCGAACACAAAACCGcacacatattttatttacaactgCACCCAAACACTCAAGTCTCTCTCATACACTTAGAAACAACATATTCCAAGCACTCCCGAGCATGAGGCCCACAAATTAGCAATGCATGACTGCGCCTGTGAGCTGCTCCTTGAGAATGCCGGCTTGCCTTATCGCTGCATCTCCCTTcaaaaaaaagcagattgtCAGAGGCCAGCCTTTGATATATGGGGCTGGTCACCAGGAATGTGGGAATAATACACATCTAACTGACAGGCCCTATGATGTACAGTAGGGTAGTGCAGTGTGTGCATGCTAACGAAGTCTTAAGTCATGAGAAGGCCGTAGATCTCAGGCCTCCGGGAGTCtgatgagacagagagataagGCCTGAGACTGAACTGACATCTGCCATATGGAATCACTTCTGCTTGTGtttaacatacagtaaagcATCTTATCTCGAACGCAACCCTAAAGGCCCAATAACTTGTGGATTGAGATGTTATACAGCAGGGATAAATGCAAGAGCCATGCAGGCCTCTCCATGTAGTTATATACAACTCAGACTAAATTAGGTCTTTCCCTTGAAAGTTGCATTTGTCTACTAACTAGACTTCAGCTCAAATCTGACATTGCCAAGTTCTATTTAGTAACAGAAGAAGCTGGAACATGGCCTACTATGCAGCCCTTAACTTaacatttgtgtattttaaccctatttatatctgtgtgtaACCACAGAGGAGACGCTGAGCCCCTTGCTGCCAGTGAACAACAGTCTGCAGGAGTACTGCATAACCAGCGATGGAGACGTGCTGCTGGCTGGAGACTCCTGGAAGGCCAATGCCTGTACCAGCTGCACCTGCAACAACGGCactattcagtgtttctcacagCGCTGTCCGGCTGCCAACTGCAGGGTGCCCGTCTTACGCAAGGGCCAGTGCTGCCCACACTGTCTCGGTGAGTATTTAAGTTGCCTTTAGTGTATTTTTATTACACTAAAATCTTAGTTTAGACTTACTAAATGTGGTTTATATTCCACACATTTTATGTAACACTTCCACATAGTGAAAGGAACtgtcaaagttgtgaaaaactGCCATCCTTTTTATAATCAGTGGTACCACTGGAACAAGGCACAGCCTGTTGATGGGAAAGTTGTAATTCATAACGCCACATGTCAAAAAGAGGGAGTAACTGAGGGAATGCCGGTTTCCAGActgaatatgtgtgtatgtgtttgttcattAGTCCTAGCCACTCTGGCGCTACATGGGCAAACACGGCCATTCACGACAACATTCCAtgtgacatacacacacagtccactcTGAGCGAAAACATTCCTCGAGCATCCGCACATTCACACGTGTTTCCTGTCCCCGGCTGAATCGGCCCGCAACACTCTCTCTGTGGCAGCACAGGAAGGCAAAGCTCCATGTCAGCTTTTCCTATAGAGGAAAACCTCAGCATAGGCTCCCATTGTTCACTCTGATATGTAGCCGTTTCACCAGggctttgtttttgttatttgcccaggggaaaacagagcttttacgTAATGCCTTCACAAAGCGGTACAAGAGGACAGTTCCTATAAACACAGTTTATCAATTGAAACATCAGGGAGTGTATATACTAACTCACAGTTATACATTTCTATGTATGGCATGTTTTGAATTACACCAGTGATATTGGTAATGGATCTTAATCCTGTCTGGACAGAAATGACGACATCAGTGCCAGTGATGGTGTCTACCAACGCCCCCAAGACAACGGTCACTACAACAGTGGAGACCGCAGTGTGGATCACCACTGTCACTATACCGCCCATCATTGCTGACACAGGTAACAACTTACCCACCCATCCCTGTCTTCATCACTCCCCTCCTTACTCCCTTTAATCTGTGTAGTAATAACCTCATCCTAATTATTTGGCATCCTTGGGGAGGTAGAGTTGGTTGTCTACAAATTggaaggttggtggttcgatccCCCGGCTCCTCACGTCCACATGTctaagtgtccttgggcaaaatACTGAATCCTAAATTGCTCCCGAAGGCTGTGCCATgggtgtgtgattgtgtgtgtgtgaaagattgGCACTTTGcgtggcagcctctgccatcaatgtgtgaatgggtgagtgttggcatgtagtgtaaagtgcttttgagtggttggaagactagaaaggagctatataaatgcagcctgTTTACCATCATCTCCCTGCCAATGCCTGCGAGTGTTTATAGTTATGGTTGCCTTGATAAATGAGTGaaatttatattcatgtatacTGAAGTAAAACAGTAATGATAAATGGACACTGGCTTAACATGATCTCTCTGGAGACACCCTGTGTTCATTTTTCTGTTATGTACTGCGCCAGGATATCTGCCAAATGCTAACACAGAGACATAAGCTGTTTTTGATTTAGATTTAGTAATTGGGAGGTTTCACTTATGAAAATATTGgatggaggcagaggagctTTCTGTTCCGAGTTGTATGTCCAATATTGATGTTGTCCATGTCTGACAGATGAGCCAGGTTTGGGTGAGAATTACCCCAGCCAAACAGAGATGGCCCTCATCTACCAGTCAGCCGCCTGGATCCTGGCAGGCCTCCTCCTGGCtatcatcatcttcctcattGTGGCATTACTCatcaacaagaaaaagaagtgggTGCAGATGTCCTGCTACAGTGCACCAAAGAAGGTGAGAAGTTAACTGTAAATCACATAAATCTGCTCATTATTTTGAAGCACTGGCGTAAAATGGTGTTAaattgcacacacactcttgtaCAAATGGCTGTGTCTCCAGCGTTAATCTGTCGATGGGTGAAGAGGAGATTTCCTTGATCTTCCAGCCTCTGCTACAGTCTGTGCTAAAGCTGTCATTCAGTTAGGATTAATGTAGCTTCCCCATGCTTACTTCTTAACCTGCACTTTCAACTGGAAACAAGGTCATGTTAGTCCTAACATAGATGACTTCTGATAAATGCCCTGTGACAAATTCTGATTTTCTCACACTACAGACTCATTTCATGGTAGATTTTATGACATACTAGTGCACGCTAACATAAATTAGCAAGCATTCATCAATACTAGCTGTCAAGACCAACATTCTGAACAACAAAACTTTTCCTCCACAGACGGTGATTCTGAAGAAGCATGTAAACAAGAACTCGGTGGTCTATATGGAGCCCTCCAAGGAGAACAAATTTCAGAATGTGAAGAACGACTGTGGGATCATCCACTTCTCTCCAGAAATGAGCTCCCCCTCTGGGGACAAGATGACCATCCCCAGGGCCAAGCTGAGCATGGGCAACGACTGGACGCCGCGCTAAAAAAACACCTCTCAAACTCAGCCGATCAGAGCTGTCCAGCACCTCCCACTCTCTCTTTACTGCTGTATCCACGGTGATTTGTGTATCATTACACGCACCTTGGGCGCCGCCTCGTTCCCAcccttctctctgtgtgacaGTACAACTGAGGATGCTCTACAAGAGACAAAACAAGTGacctctgtttcttttattatgtGTCCATATTCTTTTGTGTTTGGACCTTTACCATGGCAACTGGGTGGAGTGAGATGCTGGGAGGTGGATGGACAGGtggacaggaaaaaaaaacaaaaaaaaaacggacaCAGCCACGCTCTGCTTTACCGCAGAGAAGGAGGCGGCCAGAGAGGCTCCTCTGTCAGAATCAGACTTTTGACTGTGAACATTGTAATATCATTGCTTATTATTGCCTCCTTTTGAAACTGGAACTTTGAGGCAAGAAGAGGAAGATAAAAAGCTTTAGGACGGGGGTTTGGGCTGTAGTTTAAAGGGGTGTACAGGATGCTGCCCCACTGAATGCAGCTGTGCTTCATGGATGTAATCATTATCATCAGCAGGGAGGCCAAAGGAACTGATAATCCAGTTGGATCAAATTATGTTAAGCAGCCAAATCATAACATGTGAGCAGCGCTTTATAGACCCCCAGATCCTAACCCCTGCTTTAGAATGTGTGGTTTCCATCTTAGTTTTTGTATATTGCTACAGTATTTGTACTAGTTGTAGTGTTGTTCTTGGCCAcctcttgtttttattgtgggTGTCTACATGGGGCcagattaaaacattttgaaaatgctAGTCTAAACATTCCCCCCATCATGTTCAGGAAGGACACACTTCCCAAATAATAGACTTGACCTGAGTCATTCCATTCAGAAAACTCCCCCAACAACAAACCGCAATGTGTCCGAGATACAGTAACCAATACAGTCTTTCCACTCAACCTCACCCAACCTAGGCTCTTCCAGAAGGAATCAGTCGTACTTCATCATCTCAAAATCTCAGAGTTGAAGTCAAAGTGGAGTGATATTCATCCAGGAAGAATGTCATTTTATTGACTGCAGAGGAGACAAAATGGTGCCAGACGCTTCATCTGGACCTATGAGGAATGTCTTTGATACCACGCTTCATAACTTtattcacagctgt
It contains:
- the crim1 gene encoding cysteine-rich motor neuron 1 protein, with the protein product MFSKCSVVLLSVLFLVRALSAHECTPCNLRTCPVKAPHGCEGGRTLARDPCGCCDQCARLEWEPCGGKDWAHGYCALGLTCASINQTGVATIPEIGVCKVLPDHPEAGLEDEHCPLMTGCDRAGGQCVCDARHSCLGSFTYPDQETCMKASNSEGRRHEHRERHREKYVGPSNPACMFSGCNLTTEGCVCESQSCHHHFAYINRSQCQEAAEELRCAGVTCPDLQVPSCPKGSVLTKSYTPPAGCCPSLPPQCTCDLRACHKPQCPSGQRAVPLSQASGQPGDCCDVFECQKVSPKCVHNGKEFSEGEVYRMDPCWLCQCRGGISFCSKAECAELDCENFYIPEGECCPVCIDVKLLLMDSTKASCWVNNKLRAHEEQWKEDDCTFCQCVDGEPHCTAMACKQSCQNPVKIPGECCPFCEEPSYETVSPMLCPPLENCSLSGNDCPYGFHQDKNGCLLCQCLNNDSCPDLGKYCSLQCPMGYERDDFGCEVCECSIPMPKCRPLTCTKTCPYGYVRNKHGCEMCRCVKCPPFTCDKHCSDGYRQNRKGCSICMCKDSGRVPSTTVPAPMPSYCLTSNGHRYEEGDSWHDGCRDCYCHSGREMCVLISCPVPSCANPVVKPDQCCPTCEDESGSGQPEGMDMVVCRAPGGEFYVEGETWNLDECTRCTCRKGRVLCDTEVCPPALCQTPTKNKDTCCHVCPEETLSPLLPVNNSLQEYCITSDGDVLLAGDSWKANACTSCTCNNGTIQCFSQRCPAANCRVPVLRKGQCCPHCLEMTTSVPVMVSTNAPKTTVTTTVETAVWITTVTIPPIIADTDEPGLGENYPSQTEMALIYQSAAWILAGLLLAIIIFLIVALLINKKKKWVQMSCYSAPKKTVILKKHVNKNSVVYMEPSKENKFQNVKNDCGIIHFSPEMSSPSGDKMTIPRAKLSMGNDWTPR